One window from the genome of Jeotgalibaca sp. MA1X17-3 encodes:
- a CDS encoding AI-2E family transporter encodes MKTIKTEKIIQKYIFIIALVVLAIINFDRLIGMVHVLWIAFSNIMFAAAFAYIVNIVMVRIEKGISKIKGPIIQKYKRVMSLFLSLTFIVLIIYTLIALVFPVITEAVNVLLINLPTYFVEIQSFLVNIFRNNQEITNVIESMEINWKELLENGIAFLGNGIGNVLGTTFNVITVVLGSVFNLLLVVIFSIYILLDKERFIGMYERIAKVYLKPIHKSRLDTTLQLIHQSFTAFIAGQSVEAVILGGLCAIGMFLLQLPYALMVGTLVGVFNIVPIVGAYVGGAIGVFMVFTVNPLSAVVFLVYLIVLQQIESNLIYPKVVGNSVGLPGIYVLASVMVFGSLAGVLGMFLGIPIVASLYKLGKRYLSYKERMVSNHEMAPTE; translated from the coding sequence AAAACTATTAAAACAGAAAAAATAATTCAGAAGTATATTTTTATTATTGCTTTAGTCGTACTAGCTATCATAAATTTTGACCGATTAATCGGAATGGTGCACGTTCTTTGGATAGCCTTTTCAAATATTATGTTTGCAGCAGCATTTGCTTATATCGTTAACATTGTTATGGTTCGAATTGAAAAAGGGATCTCTAAAATAAAGGGTCCAATTATTCAAAAATACAAACGAGTAATGAGCTTATTTCTTTCATTAACGTTTATTGTTCTAATCATCTATACGTTGATCGCATTAGTATTTCCAGTTATTACGGAAGCAGTTAATGTTTTATTGATTAATCTTCCTACTTATTTTGTTGAAATTCAAAGTTTCCTTGTCAATATATTTAGAAACAATCAAGAAATTACGAATGTAATTGAGAGTATGGAGATAAATTGGAAAGAATTATTAGAAAACGGAATTGCCTTTTTAGGAAATGGAATCGGAAATGTATTAGGGACAACGTTCAATGTTATTACGGTTGTTTTGGGTAGTGTGTTTAATTTGTTGTTAGTCGTTATCTTTTCTATTTATATTTTATTGGATAAAGAACGTTTTATAGGAATGTATGAAAGAATTGCAAAGGTATATTTGAAACCTATACATAAATCTCGTTTGGATACGACCTTGCAATTGATTCATCAGTCATTTACGGCTTTTATAGCTGGACAAAGTGTAGAGGCAGTTATTTTAGGAGGACTGTGTGCTATTGGGATGTTCTTGTTACAATTACCATATGCCTTGATGGTAGGAACCCTTGTTGGCGTATTTAATATCGTTCCGATTGTCGGTGCATACGTAGGGGGTGCGATAGGGGTATTCATGGTTTTCACTGTAAATCCTTTATCTGCAGTAGTTTTTTTAGTTTATCTAATCGTTTTACAACAAATTGAAAGTAATTTAATTTATCCGAAAGTTGTCGGAAATTCAGTAGGACTCCCTGGAATTTATGTACTCGCTTCTGTAATGGTATTTGGATCGCTTGCTGGAGTCCTTGGAATGTTCTTAGGGATTCCGATTGTTGCTAGTCTGTATAAATTAGGCAAGCGATATTTATCGTACAAAGAAAGAATGGTCTCTAATCATGAAATGGCACCTACCGAGTAG
- a CDS encoding MarR family winged helix-turn-helix transcriptional regulator, whose product MTDRAKNDSLKAFAVLMRSSQYVQESIQKSVAKFGLNTSEFGVLELLYHKGEQPIQNIGKKILLASSSMTYVIDRLEQKQLVTRTKGKTDRRVMNIAITDKGSQLMDEIFPLNQKDIEELFSVLEPEELKMYIQLGKKIGLHAKGINEK is encoded by the coding sequence ATGACTGATAGAGCGAAGAATGACTCACTGAAAGCTTTTGCTGTTCTTATGCGTTCTTCACAATATGTACAAGAGAGCATCCAAAAAAGTGTTGCAAAATTCGGTTTGAATACGTCAGAATTTGGAGTGTTGGAACTACTCTATCATAAAGGAGAACAGCCTATCCAAAATATCGGAAAGAAAATACTACTGGCAAGTAGCAGTATGACCTATGTGATTGATCGTTTAGAACAAAAGCAATTAGTAACGAGGACAAAAGGGAAAACTGATCGAAGAGTAATGAACATAGCGATAACAGATAAAGGAAGCCAATTGATGGATGAAATCTTTCCCCTTAATCAAAAAGATATCGAAGAACTGTTCTCTGTTTTAGAGCCGGAAGAATTAAAAATGTATATTCAATTAGGGAAAAAAATTGGGTTGCATGCAAAAGGGATTAATGAGAAGTAG